DNA sequence from the Deltaproteobacteria bacterium GWA2_45_12 genome:
ATGTTCCGGCACGTCGATGCACACCGGAATATCCAACAGCCCACCAATCAGAAAGGGCATCGTGCGTGGTATTCTCATAGGTGTAATGACTTCTCCCGTCATCTCTTTCAAAATCACTCATCGTCACCTGCCGGTATCCATTCGCAAGGAGAAAATCTCTCACACGGCGATACATCTCCAACCGCTCAAGGATCGAGGCACACTGACTGAGCAAGGGCTCCCGCGAAAATGCCGTCGCTTCTTTCACCTGATTGAGCGGGTAAACCGTCATGTGGAGCACGCCCCACACCACCAATTGTGCAACGTCATTGAAAAGATCCTCAAGGGTTTGCGTGGGCCAACCGTAAATGAGATCCACACTGTGGTCCAAACCCAAATCACGGGCATGCTGTATCGCAAGCTCAACTCCCTTCTTCGTCTGCGTGCTCCGGCCGCTCAACCGAATAAGCTCCTCCTTCAAAACCTGGGCGCCAATGCTGACGCGGTTCACGCCGGCTTCTTTCAGTGCCTCCATTTTTTCCCTGTCCTTGTACAAATAAGGAATCCCTTCAAAAGTCACCTCCACGCCTTCGACAGGAGGAAACCTTCCCAAAATGGTTCTCACGAAACCATAGGCCTCTTCGCCATTTAATAAATTGGGCGTCCCTCCCCCAAAATAAATGGCGCCCACATCAAGCGGTAATCTTAAATGAGGCGCTTGAAATTCCATCTCGCGCTCCACGGCCCTTAAATAGCGTGCAAACGCGTGGGCTTTCGGTTCCCCCATGGCCTCCAAACTCGCATCGACGTGAGGAAAAAGACAAAAACCACAGCTGCCCGGATTTGTGGGAATGCAGAAGGGAAAACTTGCATAGACAGTGGTGGGCGGATTTAAGAAAAACCGATCGCGGATGGCATTCTGCTCGTCCAGCAAACTTTCCACGGTGGTGGGGTCCCCGTCCCCCACCAGTTGAAAATGATGGGACCCCGGGTGGTTGAACTGGACAAGATTGCCCGGATTGACTGCCAGATTCGCGGCAATGAAGGCCTCGATTTCATGGGGAGTACTTTGTGTGCTGATGGATCGGGGTGTTCCGGTGGACATGACTTAGCCTTATCGCCCCTCCAATAATTTGTTTCATCGATATTACTTATAATGTATTATTTGTTCTATGAATTTAAGTACGATCGATCTAAACCTGTTGGTGGCCTTTGAGGCGATTTATGCGGAGAGGAACATCTCGCGGGCGGCGGAGAAGATGGGCTTGAGCCAGCCTGCGATGAGCGGGGCTTTGGCGAGATTGAAAGATGTTTATAAGGATGAGCTCTTCGTGCGCTCCTCCAAGGGAATGATCCCCACGCATAAGGCGGAAAAGCTCATCGAGGGAGTAAAGAAGGCGCTTACGCATGTGCGGGATTCGCTTGCGGAAGAGACCCCGTTTGACCCACAGGAATGCCGCGAAACCTTTCGCCTGGCCATGTCGGATTGGCTGGCCCTGCATCTGCTTCCGAAGATCAGCCTATGGCTAAGGCGAGAAGCGCCTGGGATGAACCTCATCATCTCGCACCTATCCCCACCGAAAATGCACGAAGCCCTCATGGTGGGTGAACTGGATTTGGGAATCAGCGGCCAACCCCATCGTGGGAGCGGCACGTACCGGCAAAAATTATATACGGAGCATTACCAGTGCGTTGTGTGGAAGGGGCATCCGAAAATCAAAAAAATCTTGAGCCTCAAAGATTATGTGGCCCATCCCCATGTCCTTTTTTCTCCAGAAGGCAAGGGCTCCGGCGCGGTAGACAAGGCTTTAGCTAAAAAGGGGCTCACTAGACGGGTGACCCTAAGGGTGGCGTATTCCGTAATCATCCCCGTCGTCATCCGGAATACGGACTTGATTGCAACCATCCCCGCTCCTATTGCAAGGCTGTTTTCAGACACGATGGACATCCTTATGTTCCCGCCACCCATTTCCCTTCCAGGTCATGACATGGTCCAGTATTGGAACAAAGAGAATCATACAAATCCGGCACATCGCTGGTTTAGGAACGGATTGGCTCAATTATGCAGAAAATTTTCGTAACGGTTGCCAAAAAATTTCATTCCATTTAAAAAGGATTGTCATGCAAAAAACCCTCACCGTTTACTTCGATTTCATCAGTCCGTATGTTTATTTCGCATGGGAGCCCCTGCTCTCCCTTCTCCAAAAACACAAAGTGGATTTAAATTTAAAACCAGTCCTGTTCGCTGGTCTGCTCAACGCCCATGGGAGCAAAGGACCTGCAGAAATTCCTGCTAAACGGACGTATGTACTCACCGAAACCTTGCGCTTGGGAATGATTCACGGCAAAAAAATAAAAAGCCCACCGACGCATCCCTTCAATCCACTGCCTTTGCTTCGATTATGTGAGGCGGTTGAAAACGCTCAAGATAAGTTGAAGCTCGCCATCGCCTTGTCCACAGCGTGTTGGGAAGAAGGATTGGATTTGAGTTGCGAAGAAACCCTTGTGGAGGTTGCTAATCGTGTCGGCTTGGATGGGAAAGAACTCATGCTCAAAACTCAGGCCCCAGCCATCAAAGAAAAAATCAAAAAGAATACAGAAGAAGCCTTAAGTAAGGGCGCTTTTGGTGTACCAAGTTTTATCGTGGATAACCAAATCTTCTGGGGACATGACCGGATCGGTCATGTGGATCGGTATCTGCAAGGGAAATTAAATGTGGAGAATGCCCTTCTCAACGATATTCTTGCTCGTCCTCGCGGAGCGGATAGGAAATAAAGATAGGAAGCATTACCTTGCAAAAAAAGATTCAGCTGATAATATTCAATTTAATGAAAAGAAGAAAAAAAATAGAAATTGGAGAAGTCCTTGTCTCCGTTCAAATCGAGCGGCTTGAGTCAGGGGATTATTTGGCTACAAGCCAAGAACTTCCCGATCTTTTAGCTCAAGGTAGAACCATTGCTGAGACCCTTGAAATAGCCCAGGATGTTTTGCGTAAGCTGATCGATTCCTATCTTGAACACGGAGACCCTCTTCCCAAATGTCTGAAAAGACCTAGGCAAAAATCCACAATCATTCAAATTCCCGTCAGTGTGACGTTCTAACATGACCGCTTCAGAGCTTATACGCAAATTAAAGAAGGCTGGATTCATCTTCGATAGACAAGCCAAGGGAAGCCATGAAATCTGGTACAATCCCGAAACAAAAAAGAGAACAATCGTACCCAATCATAGTGGACGTGAGTTACCAAAGGGAACATTACGAGCCATCATTCGCCAGATGGGAATAACTCCCCACCAATTTGACGAACTATAAACCCTACTTAATAATAACCCCCACCGGACAATGGTCGGAACCCATGACATGGGGATAAATGTGGGCGTCTTTAAGGATCGATTTTAAATCCTGGGAGAGGCAAAAATAATCGATGCGCCATCCAACGTTTTTACTACGCGCCTGAAACATATAACTCCACCAAGTGTAATGGCCCGGATCCTGGTTGAAGTATCGGAAGGAGTCGATGAAGCCAGCATTGACAATATTATCAAAGCCTCCCCGTTCTTGTTCGGTGAATCCTGCATTCCCATAATTAGATTTGTAGTTTTTAAGATCAATTTCCTTATGGGCCACATTTAAATCGCCGCAAAAAATGACGGGCTTTTTTTCTTCCAATTTTTTCACATATTTTAAAAAGTCCGCATCCCATTTCATCCTGTATTTAAGACGCGTCAATTCCCGTTGCGCGTTTGGAGTATAAACATTCACCAGATAATAATTCTTGAATTCGAGAGTGATCACACGCCCCTCGGTGTCATGTTCAGGCAGGCCTAAACCGTAGGTAACAGATAAGGGCTCCACTTTGGTAAAAATGGCCGTTCCCGAATAACCTTTTTTTTCGGCAGAGTTCCAAAAATGTTGGTAGTGGGAAAGAATTTTATCGACCTGATCCGGATGGGCCTTTGTTTCTTGAAGGCAGAGGATGTCGGGATCTTCCCGATCAACGTATTGCAAAAACCCCTTCCCCAACACCGAGCGGATCCCATTAACATTCCATGAAATGAACTTCATCGATTAAGCCGTTTATGGGATTTTTTGATGATTTGCAAAACTTCTTTTGGGTCATCGGTTAATTTTAAAAATCGGAGATCGGATGAATGGACATATCCGGCTTTAACCACCGATTCCTGGATCCATTTCACCATCCCCCCCCAATATTTTTTCCCCACTAAAACCACGGGAAAAGGGTCGGATTTTTCAGTCTGAATAAGGGTGAGAGCTTCAAACAATTCATCCATGGTCCCAAAACCACCGGGCATGATGACAAACGCCGAGGCATATTTGACAAACATGACTTTACGGACAAAGAAATAATTGAAATCGATATGAACATCCAGATAACGGTTGGCAAACTGTTCCTCGGGTATTTTGATGTTTAACCCCACCGACTTACCGCGGCCTTCTTTGGCCCCTTTATTGGCCGCTTCCATCAAACCAGGCCCACCGCCTGTAATCACAGAATATCCGGCATTGGAAATAACCTTGGCCGTTTCATAGGTAAGTTTGTAATGGGCGCTGGTGGGAAGGGCTCGGGCCGACCCCCACATGGTGACTGCCGGCTCGATGTGCTTGAGGGTTTCAAAGGCATCGACGAATTCCGACATGATCCGAAACACGCGCCAGGTTTCCTTGGCACCAAAGGTTTCATCGGGCCTAAGTTCCGGCGCCCGCTTCCGGTCTTTCGTTTTCATTTAAATATTGTACCTTCACCGGGCCCGGGCGGCAAATGTTCGTTTTGAGAGGATTTAGAAAAAAACGCCCGTTATGGAAACGGATGTTTTTGACTTGAAAATGTCTTATCGAAGGGCTTCGACAGGATTGGCGCAAGTAATAATCGCCTTTAACATATCTGGTCGGGCTCTTGGATCCCGGCGTGGGAAATTATCGGCATCAAAATCTTCGGGGATGTCATGTACATCCTTCCAGTTGCCGTTTTCCCAAACCGGAATTGCGGAAGCCCAACAAGATTGACCCTTGCTGGAATAAAAATGAAGGTCCGAAACTTGGATGTCGCCAGCGTTACACTTCAAATTCGAAAGGATATCGTTGTAATGGTCCGGATCGGCATCTATCCAACACCAAGTTCCGGCAGCATCCTGGAAGGATTTCC
Encoded proteins:
- a CDS encoding antitoxin HicB, with protein sequence MGEVLVSVQIERLESGDYLATSQELPDLLAQGRTIAETLEIAQDVLRKLIDSYLEHGDPLPKCLKRPRQKSTIIQIPVSVTF
- a CDS encoding addiction module toxin, HicA family — encoded protein: MTASELIRKLKKAGFIFDRQAKGSHEIWYNPETKKRTIVPNHSGRELPKGTLRAIIRQMGITPHQFDEL
- a CDS encoding exodeoxyribonuclease III — translated: MKFISWNVNGIRSVLGKGFLQYVDREDPDILCLQETKAHPDQVDKILSHYQHFWNSAEKKGYSGTAIFTKVEPLSVTYGLGLPEHDTEGRVITLEFKNYYLVNVYTPNAQRELTRLKYRMKWDADFLKYVKKLEEKKPVIFCGDLNVAHKEIDLKNYKSNYGNAGFTEQERGGFDNIVNAGFIDSFRYFNQDPGHYTWWSYMFQARSKNVGWRIDYFCLSQDLKSILKDAHIYPHVMGSDHCPVGVIIK
- a CDS encoding Rossman fold protein, TIGR00730 family — encoded protein: MKTKDRKRAPELRPDETFGAKETWRVFRIMSEFVDAFETLKHIEPAVTMWGSARALPTSAHYKLTYETAKVISNAGYSVITGGGPGLMEAANKGAKEGRGKSVGLNIKIPEEQFANRYLDVHIDFNYFFVRKVMFVKYASAFVIMPGGFGTMDELFEALTLIQTEKSDPFPVVLVGKKYWGGMVKWIQESVVKAGYVHSSDLRFLKLTDDPKEVLQIIKKSHKRLNR